Genomic window (Phragmites australis chromosome 21, lpPhrAust1.1, whole genome shotgun sequence):
TATTAATCCAGAAGGGCAGGACAGCGCAGCATTCATAATCACACGTTGAATTTCCAGTAGCAGCTGTGGGTTCAGCTGCATTTGGTGCCACTTCGAATCTTACACCAGATAGCTATGAGAAGCAGGAACTAGCCAGGAAGCACACAGAAAATTTACAGTGTTGTCTAAAACAATCCATCTAGTGGCTGCTGGCCGGCCTTCGCTATTGTGGAGGTTCCTTCTAACAAATCACAACTAGTCCACTGCAAATGGCCTCTCTGAATCATAGTCGATATATCGACATGGCGGAGAACGGCGTCTCTCCACGGGTACGCCATGGTTCCGGTGTCTATGGCGTCCGCCATAGCGCCGCCGCATCCCCGTGGCACCTATTTGGCATCGTGTGGTGCTGTTTTACGCTGTGGCAGATGCAatagagccgccgccgccgccttgatctccggccggccggcctATGTGTCCGCCTTGGATCTCCAGCCAGCCGCTCTGCCCGCCTTGGATCTCCAGCCAGCCGCTCTGCCCGCCTACGTGCTGCgcgagcggaggggggggggtaggggCGGCTGCTGTTGTGCTCCTTGCGTAAGTGGAGCTGTGGAGGAGGGGCGGCTAACATGGGCTGGATGGGCTAGGGTTAGAGAATGATTTGTGGGCTGGCTTGGTGGGATGATTTTGTGGGCTGGCTTGGCGGGCATGTTTTGTGGACTAATTCTTCAGttgaagaggatgaggaagagggagaTGAAGAGATCATTGTGGATGATCATATTCTAGACTATATGTGTATTCGCCAGGCCGATGTGTGTATGGCGTCGCCACGCCGCGCGCCATAGGcgctgtaaagttgtgaaggtgatGGGTCACCGAGTTTCGCCATGCCACCGTAACAACTATGCTCTGAATGCAGACACACTTGCATATTGATAGTTCAGAATTCACTAACTGAAAAATTGTTCACTATCATGGTTTCATTACTACTCCCGTACCAATGTAAGTAGGTGTTCAAAGCTAACATAAATTACACATTGGATGCTTTCTGTATCAATGCACATTCCTATATGCAAGTTGTGAATATAGCTTAGACATAGGTTATATTGTTGAACAAATTGAAGTTAGGTATTGGAGAACAGAAGATATTACGTTCACAATTGCTGTAGCCATCGCCATTAAACTGCACACCATTAAATGTGGGGCATTCACACACTCTGCCACGGAATGTGTCCTGAATAAGAGTGTTCGACGACATCTAAGTGAGAAAATTGAAGAGTAGCGAAGTAACGAAAATCTCTACTTATCCACACATACCCTGCAGGCTGTCACATTAGCAGCTTTGTCTTGCCAGCAGCCCCCATTGTCGTTCAGACACTCATTGGTTTCTATATCTGTTTCAAAACAGCTCAAGCATTAGCAGCCCACAATTAACAAAATACCTACTCAGTGAGGGTTGGGTGCGGAATAGTTTCTTAGTTCTTACCATCACTCAGACAAACATTCGGTTCAGTAGTTTCCTCAAAACCAGCACAAATAGCTTTGAGGACAGCTTTCCTCTCGAGCTTCCCTGTATGTTCTTTCCATGTTAAAATCATCTAGAGTGAATGTAAGTTTGTAATAGGAGTTCCCGTGGAACATATACCTCGATATTGCCGATTGTTCACAACAACAGTAGGCAATATGGTAACATCTCCTCTTGAACCTTTCCCAATCTATACAATATAACAGCTCAAATTAAACCACAAAATGATTAAGGATGGCAAATGTTCAATGAAAATAGTCTGCAGTGACTATTCCAAAAGGCCAAAACTCTGGAGTGCTTTATTTTAACTAATTAAAGCTCTAGAACAAACTTATGTATCAATAGGTCACTTCACCTGAGCATCCTGCTCCATTTTAAGCAACGGGTGGTCCGAATCAGCATTTGGATCTCCCATGCACTTATCCACCTTCTCCACATCAAGACCTGtacaagtgaaaaaaaaatgttatagCTGTTACAAGTATATTGAAGTAGCAATGCCAATATATCTGCAAGTTGCATGTCTGATGACATATCATGCTATAGACTATGTACATTAGTACATTACAATTGTGTAAAAAACAGGGAGTAGCAAGAGGATGCTGAGCATTTTAACATACAATCGAGTAAAAAATGTTACATGCATCGTTCAGTAAAGGAAGGTTTATGAAATAAAAAAGCCAACCTAGTGATTTGATGACAGTTTCTGCACACTTTTTGTTATATTTCTTCTCCTTCATCGGGCACCTTATGTGAAAATCAGTCACATAATCCCACCAGGTCCATGGTTTTTTGCTTTCACTTGCAACTTTAAACACACACAACTGTCTGAGGTTCTCTACCACCACATCCTTTCCTTCGTAGCCAGTGCTAAAATCCTGTTCTGGATCAGGTGCACAATACCTCCCATGGTTTATACATTGGGACTTGCATTGTTTACTGATCACAAATGCTTGAGGGCAGTACCAAGTAATATAATGGGGTGTGAATTGACTATAGCCACCTTTTTCAAGAAGTTGGGCAGCTCCTTTAAATTCCTTGAGGAAATTCATCAACATATCACATTTAGTCCCACATTCATCGTTGCTGTTTGTCCATAACTCATACTCAACACGATCATCTGGATGCGGGACAGCCTCCCTCCAATCAAGATTAACATCAACCATTTCACCGTCTTTAACAGCCTTCTTCAACTGCTCACcaaattttttatctattagTGCAGAAGGAATAgttatgttttgtatatactTTGCAGCCTCCTCATCTTCCCGAGGCAAATCCATTGTTATCAGTGGCTCATCCTTGTCATCAACTACAAGCACCGCTGAGGCACCAGCATTTTGAGCATTCCAAACCTTCCTGGCAAATAGGCAATCTGGAAACCACATATGGAGGACGGTGATTAGATTTACAAGATGCTTGAGCAACTTTTACATAGGTGAAGGTTACACAGTAATGATGCACTCTGAAGGTTTCCATTTTGGACTATATTGTTGCTACTTGCTTGAAATGAAAATTGATTAACCACAAGATTCAAGAGAGATAAGAAGACCTTGGTACACAACTACCACCATCACTTGAGTTCACAAAATATACTCCGATAGGGCAGAAAACGTACCTCTATCAAAAATACTTCAAAAAGTTTATAAACTTGTGCAGAAGGATAATGTTTTATAAATGCAAGAGATAGCAGCACAGTGAGATAGGACAAACACTAAAAAATAACGGCCAAACATGGCACTTCAACTAACTCAAGGTTGTGCACAACATACATTtaaaaagaacaaagaagaaatcGCCATCATCCGAACAATATCTGGAAAAGAAAGTATATCCCTAGACATTCAAACCAGCCaagatcttaaaaaaaacatcaaaaaatcaaaagtaCAAAATCCCTGGATGTAATTAATAAGTTCCTAAGATGGAAAAAACAGCTAATGCAGCAGAAACAGATGAGATCAAAGTCAAACTTGGTAAATTTTCCGCACGAAGACAAGCTAATCCACAAACAAGTCAGAGAATCTACAGTTTCCTGATAAGCTATTTTTCCCAATTGGCTCAATGCACAATGAGCCACTGAACTTAGTTTGCGTGGTAAAAAAATTGATTGCACCAGTACAGACCAAATCAATGACACGGATTAAGGAAGCCATTATTACATGCAATGCAGTTCCCAAAAAGGGTGAAGTTTTAAGTCAAAACCATCTAAGATATCTTACCCATTGTTATAAACAAGGATCGCAAACATCTACTTCACTCTCCGTTTCACTAAATTAACCAAAAGTAGCTAGAATACGCATTCACCCAATGAATTCACTAAAGCTTAAAGCTTACGGTAGAGCAAAATCCATTAAAtcattatatgtatgtttattCAATAACGGCATAAACCTCCATACAAATTGACCCAAACAGCTAAAAACTACCAATCTTTTCCTTCTGCCCAGCAGCTCCCCCAAAAATTTACTTGACAACGAAAAGGTGTCGATAAAAACCAAATTCAGTACTATTTATAGCACACTACACAGTTATTCTTTGTCCACCTTTCATCTCACCACCGACAAAACCAACAGAGGAATATTCAATACCGATACAAAGAAGTAATTAATTACAGCTAAATCGCCCCCTCCCACCTCTCCAAGTACGAATAAACAACGAGACAAAAACGCAAATCCACCGCAAAAGACAGATGTAGAGAGATCGGGACCGGGACGTCACTCACTCCCACGATCGACGAGGAGGAAGGTGGGCAGAGCGCCGGGCTTGGCGCGGAACGGATGCTTCCCGCCGTCGAAGGCGTCGCAGGCGTCGGCGTTGTCCTTGGGGTAGACGACGACTCCCGCCATGCTCCCGCCGTACTGCGGGATGCCGAAGTTACCGATGGCGCTGTCGTGCCGCCCCCGCAGCGACGTCGGCGACGTCACCATCAGGCTGTTCTTCTCCACCACGAACcgcgcctccaccgccgccgcggcgagcAGCGCCACCAACAGCAGCGGCAGCGGAAGCAACCGCAACCGCCAAAACCCTACTAGATCCCCCATCGCGCGCgtgctccggcggcggcgcggagcgAGGGTTTAGATCGGAAGCGAAGCGAAGCTCGACGGAAGAGATGCGGagcgcttttttttttcttcctttttttttaattccccCAGTGCTTTCTCTCTCATTACTCGCTTAGCTCGTGAACTCGCGTGGTGGAGCAGCGCGAGTGGTGCGTATGCCGTGGACCAGGTTTTTCGTGGCGTGTTACACTGACATGCGGAGCCCGATCACGGGTTTGGGAGGTAACATCTATGCACCGGGTGCAGGCAGAGTGCTTCGGATGCCGGAGAGTATCCCACTGGGGGGTTGCTAACATGTGGGGATGGATATTTTCTGTCGTCCCACCGGTCAGCGGGCGGGGAAAACGCAGTACACCACTTGCGGTGCTGGATCGTCGAGTCGCAGGGATTTGTGCGTGGGTCATTTGCAGTTTCGTTTTCCCATTTGGTTCGCTGCCGTGTTTCCCGTGCGAGGGCGTGGAACTTGCTTGCGTGCTCGCAGCGTATTGGACCATGGATGCAGTTGGGCTCACGGGGTGTGACTAGTTGGCAGCGTAGAGTTTTGTTTGCATGCACTGTATACGCATGTTGATAAGAAGTAGATTGAGCAAAGCtgaatttgtttaaaaaaagaGCTGAATTGGTTGAGTAAAATTTATATTTGGTAGATTAACCGCCAATTAGTGAGCCGCTCATAGTGTCTGTCGTAGATGGTTTGTAGATATACCACCACTCCTTATTTTGCACCTTAGCTCGATCTGCCCCCATGTTGCGGTGGTGTAAGTTTAGGAACTAGAGTTCACTTGGAACTCAACAAGTAGCCGGAAAAACATTTGACTCCCGTTTGTCTTGCACAACCGCATTCGTGTTCTCCAATCGGTATCTAGTGGGTACTATGGCGCCACAACGAAATTGAAAATTAAGGTAGATATTCCTCAACATTGAAACTTGAGGGCGCCTTTAGGGCTCCTCGTATGGTCTGCATCCAAATCAATCAGCTAAAAATTGGCGAGCTCTAAGAATTGTGGCACATATTTTACTAGTTGCtacattttttttcaagcatatatttctagttttttcttcttctttaaaaaatacaaataccCTCTACAAGCCACTTTAAGTTGCAAACACTCGCTACCAATAGAATATTTTCATTGAACATCTCACAAGTATAATCTAGGTGCAAAGCCCCCAGTAGAGACATAACGTGATTTCATATTCACATATCTATAGTGATAtgactgttggagcaagagatcatcttgatCTAGTAAGTACAGCGACAGTTTTCTCTAAGGAGAAGATtcaagcttagagatgaagtttgagagaaaggaataTCACagatgtattgatagtaaaaatatagatCGAACTAGACGGAGTATCACAagaagacttgtgattgtgctcctctgTGTTGTCTTCAGCGTGCTCTCATGCTCAGATGATCATGGccctttatttatagggttggatgtagcttagcgtacaagttacctctaagtgcaaaatatccaggatctggcCGAGTTACATAGTCTTATTCTGGATAACCattttttaccctacataaaagataaatatctactatgGTAACTATTGGGGTGCATGTACCTAGACGGGTgagtcggtcgccaattgcagcccgGTGCCGTGATGTCAGGGGTGTTAGTATAACCTCTATTGTACcggggtgtcaggacggcgtccactagcctaggtaattaACGCCGGTCACTTCcctgcaggcaaaggatgaccgacGTTCCTCTCCTAGTAGATCTTTTTTAGGCCTGATGGCCTACCCCGCAGCCTTCgggaagcctgcccgagccccAGAGACGGGGGCTCtggggggaggcatggctccgggagacgAAGGCCtcgagaggcatggctctgggagatagAGGCTTGGGAGGCATGGCTACAGGAGATGGAGGTTTTAGGAGGTATGGCTCtggaagatggaggcttcgggagtcatggctctgggaggTAGTTACTCCGAAGCCTGGAAGTCAGAAAGTGGCCTTCAGGAGGCgtgggcccatgggcatgggccagcgaagccaaggggccgtcagGGGTCcctaacaacgacccccaacagtagcggAGCGATCGTGCCCATGGTTCTTTCTGAGCAGGGCCTCTGGCAGTCCCTAGCATGCtgttgatggctcatggtccctAATATCGCTTGGCTTTCGTGGGAAGATTCAACCCAGTTGATCTGAATGGTCCGTTCAATGATGCtggtgacaaggggcattgaatgcccCTTGTGAGAAGGGCGTAACTACACCTTGTCCATCGAATGTGGGACGCGTGGTGTCCTGTGGTTAGGGGGTCGTGGGGGGCGGTTCCGCTTCCCCATGATCATGGCTTGGCAGGCCAAGGGATAGGGTATACGCTTGTTTTTctaggtggggggggggggtaatctctcccttagcTCTATAAGGGGAGGGATTACCCTAAGCGGCCTTTTCGCTCACGCCTTGTTCGCGTCTGTCATCTGCCTCCAGTTGTCCTTGCTGTGCGCATGTGTCTGTCgattgctgctcttctttcttctccgcCATCCAGCGTCTTTTGTCGTCTTCCTGTGATCTGTATGGCTGGCTCGAGTGAACTAGGTGGAGTAGGAACTCAGGCAGCGAAGGAAACCACCGgtgcggccgtggcggggggcCCTCAGGTGGCGCCGGTTCACCCGTTGTTGATGCGGTCGCTAGGGTGGAGTTCCGCCGCACCAGCAGGAGTCATCCCCAGCAGACCACCATGTTGGAGGTGTCTGCCATCGATGATAAGGAGCTTgatcggatggttagggaggggaagattccctccagagcCGTTGTTCAGCCTCCGCTGGACAAGGAGGTCCCGGAGCCTCTAGCCCACAAAGTTgtggtgttcgaggctttcttcAAAGCAGGCCTGGGCTTTCCATCGGTGTCGCTACTCGAGGAGGTGCTTCGCCACTAATATATGGAGCTTttgcagctccatgccaacaccatggcccgcctggccacctacgagtgggccatgcgggcagaggggtgcgaagggagggcaAACTTCTTTATGGCCCTCCACTTCGCCAGCTGTCAGCCGAAGATGATTAGGGGCGAGGGGgcgaagaggccccttagcttcggCAGCGTTAATTTCCAGATACGGCCGGAGTACCGCAATGCCTTCCCGATGAAGGCTATTAACAGTCGGTTGTATACCAGCTGATTGCAGCGGTGGTTTTACTACAACATTGGCCTCGCATCCCCCTTTCACTCCACAAACCGAGATATCGCGTATGTTCTAGAGCCGGAGACGGGAATCATGGACGATCAGTTCGCTTCGCGGTTGgtccttctccggagggtggctgAAAGGATGAGCTTGCGtgatctcgtggaggagttcaccatgttgcacaTTCAGCCCCTTCAGATGGGTGGGGACTgcgccttcgagcaaggtgcggaagagtggccgagGGTATActccagccccccccccccccccgtcagctctggtgagtcctctttgttgtttggtttttgatttgcAGATGtgagctatttttttctttcagagagccaTCTTCCGCTGGAGCGCGCAGCAGAGATCACTGAGATGATCttgggcccacctactcacgCGGAGCGGGAGTGGCGGGTGGCTCTAACACAGAGTTGGGAGTGCTACAACCGTGTTTACTTTTATCTCAGAGTGGGGGCTCCGGTGTGGCGGGATCCATCGGAGCCTAAGGCTGCCGAGAAACGAGTGCGTGCCGCTCCCGCAATCCGTGCGAAGCTGCTCCAGGCCCGGCGGCCTTCTCTCTCCCGAGGTTCATATAGTGGCTCGACAACTGAGTTGTCCGAGGTGCCACTGGTCCGTAGGAAGCATCCGAGGTGGGCCAGGAGCGCAGGTGACCGGGGGAAGGGCCTGGCCTCTCCGGACATTGTCGGCCATGGCCAAAGCCGGAGaggaggcgtggcctccgtggaatACGATTTTGGGTTCACGTCGATGATATTacgggcccttctatgagaggattcgggggacttggtgaggtgtcgttgcttcgttagctatatcCTATTTGGGTCGTGCACCAGGATCTTGACCTTGTGTTTCATGGTATTTCGCAGCGACTACCGAGGTGTATGTGTCTTCGACTCCCCCTCGGAGCCTAGGGAGCTCCAGCATGGGTCAGTGACTTCTCCAGAGGTGTCCCGAAGGCCGCCTTGGGGGATGTGTGTAGGATCAAGAATACCggctagaggggggtgaataggcggttttaaaaataaatgcaaagcgatcaagaaaacttgtgGAATTAAACTTATGATCACTGAAGCAATATAAAAGACATCTAGAGCTATATCAAGGTTTTGCAATTCTAGGGTGACATACAACAATTCAAGGTCTAAGAAGATAAAATGcttgaagtaaattgcatgaaaggtaaatagctcaacaataaagtaaatagctcaaaggTACACAAAAGAGTATTTCTCGTGGTCCCGGTGATTTGCccatcacccctaatccacgttaaGGTGAGTTCAAACTACAATCCACTTCTCTATCAAGTTTGCAATTCTTCAAgagaaagggctcacaccgagcaacttgatcttaaaccagaattgacaagaactactcaaacctCGATTTCACTAAGGATGCACTTTGCCACTTCGGTAAGGTAtgctcaaacctctcacaaCC
Coding sequences:
- the LOC133902878 gene encoding vacuolar-sorting receptor 3-like; translation: MGDLVGFWRLRLLPLPLLLVALLAAAAVEARFVVEKNSLMVTSPTSLRGRHDSAIGNFGIPQYGGSMAGVVVYPKDNADACDAFDGGKHPFRAKPGALPTFLLVDRGNCLFARKVWNAQNAGASAVLVVDDKDEPLITMDLPREDEEAAKYIQNITIPSALIDKKFGEQLKKAVKDGEMVDVNLDWREAVPHPDDRVEYELWTNSNDECGTKCDMLMNFLKEFKGAAQLLEKGGYSQFTPHYITWYCPQAFVISKQCKSQCINHGRYCAPDPEQDFSTGYEGKDVVVENLRQLCVFKVASESKKPWTWWDYVTDFHIRCPMKEKKYNKKCAETVIKSLGLDVEKVDKCMGDPNADSDHPLLKMEQDAQIGKGSRGDVTILPTVVVNNRQYRGKLERKAVLKAICAGFEETTEPNVCLSDDIETNECLNDNGGCWQDKAANVTACRDTFRGRVCECPTFNGVQFNGDGYSNCEPAGPGKCLINHGGCWHETRNGKTFSACQESGEGKCQCPAGFRGDGVKKCDDINECKEKKACQCHECNCRDTWGGYECTCSGDLLYIREHDICISKTAVQAKAAWAAVWGILIVLVVVAAGSYIVYKYRLRSYMDSEIRAIMAQYMPLDSQGEVPNHTHGEDHS